A region from the Afifella aestuarii genome encodes:
- a CDS encoding 3-hydroxybutyrate dehydrogenase, translating into MLKGKTAVVTGSNSGIGLGVAKALAAEGANVVINSFTDRPEDHELAEKIASEYGVTAKYVKADMSVDAECRGLIEEAAKIGPVQILVNNAGIQHVAKVEDFPAEKWHQIIAINLSSAFFTTAAAVPGMKEAGWGRIINIASAHGLTASPYKSAYISAKHGVVGLTKTVALELAETPITCNAICPGYVKTPLVEGQIEDQMKTHNMDRETVVREVMLERQPTKQFVKVEDIGAMAVFLCSDAAAQITGTPLSIDGGWTAL; encoded by the coding sequence ATGTTGAAAGGCAAGACCGCCGTCGTCACCGGATCGAATTCCGGGATCGGTCTCGGCGTCGCCAAGGCGCTCGCCGCCGAAGGCGCCAATGTCGTGATTAATTCCTTCACGGATCGCCCCGAAGACCACGAGCTCGCCGAGAAGATCGCCTCCGAATACGGCGTGACAGCAAAATATGTGAAAGCTGATATGTCGGTCGATGCCGAATGCCGCGGCCTCATCGAAGAGGCGGCCAAGATCGGCCCGGTTCAGATCCTCGTCAACAATGCCGGTATCCAGCATGTGGCGAAGGTGGAAGATTTTCCGGCCGAGAAATGGCACCAGATCATTGCCATCAATCTTTCCTCCGCCTTCTTCACCACGGCGGCCGCCGTGCCCGGGATGAAAGAAGCCGGCTGGGGCCGGATCATCAACATCGCCTCCGCCCACGGTCTCACCGCCTCGCCCTATAAGAGCGCCTATATCTCCGCCAAGCACGGCGTCGTCGGCCTCACGAAAACGGTGGCGCTGGAGCTTGCCGAGACGCCGATCACCTGCAACGCCATCTGCCCGGGCTATGTGAAGACGCCGCTCGTCGAAGGCCAGATCGAAGACCAGATGAAGACCCACAACATGGACCGCGAGACCGTCGTCCGCGAAGTCATGCTGGAGCGCCAGCCGACGAAGCAATTCGTCAAGGTCGAGGATATCGGCGCCATGGCCGTTTTTCTCTGCTCCGACGCGGCCGCCCAGATCACCGGGACACCGTTGTCAATCGACGGCGGCTGGACGGCTCTTTAA
- a CDS encoding O-acetyl-ADP-ribose deacetylase, with protein MDTLKIAETTLSIIIADITTLEVDAIVNAANQSLLGGGGVDGAIHRAAGPQLLEECRTLGGCPTGEARLTDGYDLPARHVIHAVGPRFKGGGHGEAELLASAYKRSLDIAVENGLETIAFPAISTGIYGFPADRAATIATSTCVGYSEGHPGALSEIIFCCFSEESAEQHRRALAEIGQEAEIADEEARADHPGR; from the coding sequence ATGGACACGCTTAAAATCGCCGAGACGACGCTCTCGATCATCATCGCCGACATCACCACGCTTGAGGTCGATGCAATCGTCAACGCCGCCAACCAGTCGCTTCTGGGCGGCGGCGGGGTCGACGGAGCGATCCATCGCGCCGCCGGCCCGCAACTCCTCGAAGAATGCCGCACGCTCGGCGGCTGTCCGACAGGCGAGGCGCGCCTGACGGACGGCTATGATCTGCCGGCCCGCCACGTTATCCATGCCGTCGGCCCGCGCTTTAAAGGCGGCGGTCATGGCGAGGCGGAGCTTCTCGCGTCAGCCTACAAGCGCTCGCTCGATATCGCGGTAGAGAATGGCCTTGAGACAATCGCGTTTCCGGCAATCTCGACCGGCATCTACGGCTTTCCCGCCGATCGCGCGGCGACGATCGCGACGTCCACCTGCGTCGGCTATTCGGAAGGCCATCCGGGCGCGCTGTCGGAGATCATCTTCTGCTGTTTTTCCGAAGAATCGGCCGAGCAGCATCGCCGCGCCCTCGCCGAAATCGGCCAGGAGGCGGAGATCGCCGACGAAGAGGCCCGGGCCGATCACCCGGGCCGATAA